In a genomic window of Ipomoea triloba cultivar NCNSP0323 chromosome 3, ASM357664v1:
- the LOC116012609 gene encoding uncharacterized protein LOC116012609 isoform X2 encodes MGAAKKCRIWWPDHLSSTSQLSSHPCHFLFGWFISSSEASLDIVIAFSCSEPTLNSSASCLDLQGILHEINKNMPMFPQDDCKLSLLGCYVADGGDCQLINVGAEAVVNSSGQRIYFSGDSDGQDTSGRMNGKLSYGCHKFDVLALQYSSPAEINWIQLAYDRSVIHGRNIALIPNLLCLKWKGLVITQLDVHVIVYETPLFGSHYYSLGYCPSEQVTAHSKKPMWVEDLYQMKLQTDLNIVIQAINTANATKVLFESYFPAKRSTTSFHVFSMCQSCVEYAEMAALRRHSMWSSIVVDLLLGNLLSILLYSRAEAACLFVLNSADGITNHILRTGCVWLMGNPAGFKLNAELAGLLGMVSLNAIQIWSTLWLFLNFFLAYLMKMIAVSGSLFGLTTAAALTIDIISLATMHLSALHWLLSLIYSWQIQAISALWRLFRGRKWNPLRQRLDSYGYTVEQHVVGSLLFTPLLLLLPTVSAFYIFFTILNATISLICIVIELGILVIHATPYTKVAVWLVRKKRFPSGIWFEIVSSQCDVTNSSYTGSAAEINLEPSAHCFKSLAVVSFLRGNYLSLREVVSPHYGCVFSAVSRSSMALSAYGILTGKSISYTLGSGQHMKLPWMVIPCKAYWRLCRDAILARRED; translated from the exons ATGGGAGCTGCTAAAAAATGCAGGATTTGGTGGCCGGACCATCTTAGTTCAACCTCTCAATTGAGTTCACATCCTTGTCATTTCCTGTTCGGCTGGTTCATCTCATCCTCTGAAGCTTCTCTTGACATTGTTATCGCGTTCTCTTGCAGCGAGCCTACTCTAAATTCTTCAGCGAGTTGCTTGGATCTTCAG GGGATTCTTCATGAGATAAATAAAAACATGCCTATGTTTCCGCAAGATGATTGCAAGTTATCTTTACTTGGTTGTTATGTGGCCGATGGTGGTGATTGCCAATTGATAAATGTTGGAGCTGAAGCAGTTGTGAATTCCAGTGGTCAGAGGATTTATTTTTCTGGTGACTCTGATGGCCAAGATACTAGTGGAAGGATGAATGGAAAGTTAAGCTATGGGTGTCACAAGTTTGATGTTTTAGCGTTGCAATATAGTTCACCTGCAGAAATCAACTGGATCCAGCTTGCCTATGATCGTTCGGTAATACATGGTAGAAACATAGCACTAATTCCTAACTTGCTATGCTTAAAATGGAAGGGGTTGGTTATAACTCAGTTAGATGTCCAT GTCATAGTTTATGAGACCCCTCTATTTGGAAGTCATTACTATTCACTGGGTTATTGTCCATCTGAGCAAGTAACAGCCCATTCCAAGAAACCAATGTGGGTTGAGGATCTTTACCAAATGAAGCTGCAAACTGACTTG AATATTGTGATTCAGGCAATTAACACCGCAAATGCTACTAAGGTGCTTTTTGAGTCATATTTTCCTGCCAAAAGATCCACTACTTCATTTCATGTTTTTTCCAT GTGTCAATCTTGTGTTGAGTATGCTGAGATGGCGGCATTACGTAGGCATTCCATGTGGTCAAGTATTGTGGTTGATCTTCTTCTAGGAAACTTGCTTAGCATTCTATTGTATTCTCGAGCAGAAGCTGCTTGCTTGTTCGTTTTGAATTCTGCTGATGGCATAACTAACCATATTCTGCGTACTGGTTGTGTGTGGCTGATGGGAAACCCAGCTGGTTTCAAGTTGAATGCCGAGCTAGCTGGTCTCCTTGGAATGGTTTCTCTTAATGCTATTCAGATATGGTCCACACTTTGGTTATTTCTGAATTTCTTCTTGGCTTATCTTATGAAAATGATTGCTGTATCTGGTAGTCTTTTTGGTCTGACTACTGCTGCTGCTTTGACCATTGACATAATCTCATTAGCAACTATGCACTTGTCTGCTCTTCATTGGTTACTTTCACTAATCTATTCATGGCAGATACAGGCAATATCAGCTTTGTGGCGTCTTTTCAG GGGCAGAAAATGGAATCCTCTTCGGCAGAGATTAGATAGCTATGGTTACACAGTGGAGCAACATGTTGTTGGCTCACTTCTATTTACTCCTCTGTTGCTTCTACTCCCAACGGTTTCTGCATTCTATATTTTCTTCACAATTTTGAATGCAACTATAAGCTTGATATGCATAGTTATTGAACTTGGGATATTAGTTATTCATGCCACACCATATACTAAAGTTGCTGTTTGGTTGGTGAGGAAGAAAAGATTCCCTTCTGGGATATGGTTTGAAATTGTGTCTAGTCAATGTGATGTTACCAATTCTTCATACACTGGGTCTGCGGCTGAAATTAATCTGGAACCTAGTGCACATTGCTTCAAATCATTGGCTGTGGTTTCATTTTTGCGTGGCAACTATCTGAGCTTAA GAGAAGTTGTTTCACCCCACTATGGATGCGTGTTTTCAGCAGTTTCAAGGTCCTCGATGGCATTGTCAGCTTATGGAATTCTTACGGGGAAAAG TATTTCATATACTCTGGGCAGTGGGCAACACATGAAGTTGCCGTGGATGGTCATCCCATGCAAAGCCTATTGGCGTCTTTGTCGTGATGCAATCCTTGCTAGAAGGGAAGACTGA
- the LOC116012609 gene encoding N-acetylglucosaminyl-phosphatidylinositol biosynthetic protein gpi1-like isoform X1, with product MGAAKKCRIWWPDHLSSTSQLSSHPCHFLFGWFISSSEASLDIVIAFSCSEPTLNSSASCLDLQGILHEINKNMPMFPQDDCKLSLLGCYVADGGDCQLINVGAEAVVNSSGQRIYFSGDSDGQDTSGRMNGKLSYGCHKFDVLALQYSSPAEINWIQLAYDRSVIHGRNIALIPNLLCLKWKGLVITQLDVHVIVYETPLFGSHYYSLGYCPSEQVTAHSKKPMWVEDLYQMKLQTDLNIVIQAINTANATKVLFESYFPAKRSTTSFHVFSMFTNFAWPLFAIFLALLSTILFIILQCFHVVWSYVSRSYIYTMLVNIFCKTCKNIKLCFSQLLYWPVFLQDSGLRCQSCVEYAEMAALRRHSMWSSIVVDLLLGNLLSILLYSRAEAACLFVLNSADGITNHILRTGCVWLMGNPAGFKLNAELAGLLGMVSLNAIQIWSTLWLFLNFFLAYLMKMIAVSGSLFGLTTAAALTIDIISLATMHLSALHWLLSLIYSWQIQAISALWRLFRGRKWNPLRQRLDSYGYTVEQHVVGSLLFTPLLLLLPTVSAFYIFFTILNATISLICIVIELGILVIHATPYTKVAVWLVRKKRFPSGIWFEIVSSQCDVTNSSYTGSAAEINLEPSAHCFKSLAVVSFLRGNYLSLREVVSPHYGCVFSAVSRSSMALSAYGILTGKSISYTLGSGQHMKLPWMVIPCKAYWRLCRDAILARRED from the exons ATGGGAGCTGCTAAAAAATGCAGGATTTGGTGGCCGGACCATCTTAGTTCAACCTCTCAATTGAGTTCACATCCTTGTCATTTCCTGTTCGGCTGGTTCATCTCATCCTCTGAAGCTTCTCTTGACATTGTTATCGCGTTCTCTTGCAGCGAGCCTACTCTAAATTCTTCAGCGAGTTGCTTGGATCTTCAG GGGATTCTTCATGAGATAAATAAAAACATGCCTATGTTTCCGCAAGATGATTGCAAGTTATCTTTACTTGGTTGTTATGTGGCCGATGGTGGTGATTGCCAATTGATAAATGTTGGAGCTGAAGCAGTTGTGAATTCCAGTGGTCAGAGGATTTATTTTTCTGGTGACTCTGATGGCCAAGATACTAGTGGAAGGATGAATGGAAAGTTAAGCTATGGGTGTCACAAGTTTGATGTTTTAGCGTTGCAATATAGTTCACCTGCAGAAATCAACTGGATCCAGCTTGCCTATGATCGTTCGGTAATACATGGTAGAAACATAGCACTAATTCCTAACTTGCTATGCTTAAAATGGAAGGGGTTGGTTATAACTCAGTTAGATGTCCAT GTCATAGTTTATGAGACCCCTCTATTTGGAAGTCATTACTATTCACTGGGTTATTGTCCATCTGAGCAAGTAACAGCCCATTCCAAGAAACCAATGTGGGTTGAGGATCTTTACCAAATGAAGCTGCAAACTGACTTG AATATTGTGATTCAGGCAATTAACACCGCAAATGCTACTAAGGTGCTTTTTGAGTCATATTTTCCTGCCAAAAGATCCACTACTTCATTTCATGTTTTTTCCAT GTTTACAAACTTTGCATGGCCCTTATTTGCCATATTTCTCGCGTTGTTGTCAACAATCTTGTTCATCATTCTTCAGTGTTTCCATGTTGTTTGGAGCTATGTATCACGGTCTTATATATACACCATGTtggttaatatattttgtaagaCCTGCAAAAATATTAAGCTCTGCTTTTCCCAGCTATTGTATTGGCCAGTTTTTCTTCAAGATTCCGGTCTCAG GTGTCAATCTTGTGTTGAGTATGCTGAGATGGCGGCATTACGTAGGCATTCCATGTGGTCAAGTATTGTGGTTGATCTTCTTCTAGGAAACTTGCTTAGCATTCTATTGTATTCTCGAGCAGAAGCTGCTTGCTTGTTCGTTTTGAATTCTGCTGATGGCATAACTAACCATATTCTGCGTACTGGTTGTGTGTGGCTGATGGGAAACCCAGCTGGTTTCAAGTTGAATGCCGAGCTAGCTGGTCTCCTTGGAATGGTTTCTCTTAATGCTATTCAGATATGGTCCACACTTTGGTTATTTCTGAATTTCTTCTTGGCTTATCTTATGAAAATGATTGCTGTATCTGGTAGTCTTTTTGGTCTGACTACTGCTGCTGCTTTGACCATTGACATAATCTCATTAGCAACTATGCACTTGTCTGCTCTTCATTGGTTACTTTCACTAATCTATTCATGGCAGATACAGGCAATATCAGCTTTGTGGCGTCTTTTCAG GGGCAGAAAATGGAATCCTCTTCGGCAGAGATTAGATAGCTATGGTTACACAGTGGAGCAACATGTTGTTGGCTCACTTCTATTTACTCCTCTGTTGCTTCTACTCCCAACGGTTTCTGCATTCTATATTTTCTTCACAATTTTGAATGCAACTATAAGCTTGATATGCATAGTTATTGAACTTGGGATATTAGTTATTCATGCCACACCATATACTAAAGTTGCTGTTTGGTTGGTGAGGAAGAAAAGATTCCCTTCTGGGATATGGTTTGAAATTGTGTCTAGTCAATGTGATGTTACCAATTCTTCATACACTGGGTCTGCGGCTGAAATTAATCTGGAACCTAGTGCACATTGCTTCAAATCATTGGCTGTGGTTTCATTTTTGCGTGGCAACTATCTGAGCTTAA GAGAAGTTGTTTCACCCCACTATGGATGCGTGTTTTCAGCAGTTTCAAGGTCCTCGATGGCATTGTCAGCTTATGGAATTCTTACGGGGAAAAG TATTTCATATACTCTGGGCAGTGGGCAACACATGAAGTTGCCGTGGATGGTCATCCCATGCAAAGCCTATTGGCGTCTTTGTCGTGATGCAATCCTTGCTAGAAGGGAAGACTGA
- the LOC116013954 gene encoding WAT1-related protein At4g30420 — protein MGLENHKPTIAMVGMQCMYAGVTLSIRASLLQGMSSRVFVVYRQTIAFLLIAPVAYVSSRRNTSSCCMGWKSFWLIFLLALIGVTINQNIYFEGIYLASSSTASATGNLVPAVTFLMAWAIGLEKVHMRSVRSMAKMFGTVICVVGAIGMALVKGPKLLNAELIVTFGGMMGGGDEKWSSWLLGCLLLFASTICWSFWLVLQVAASKCYPDHLSLTAWLCLIAAVQSAILTFFIEPDIASVWKLDSNLQLISCLYTGFSSAVSFFGQAWCISRRGPLFSAMFNPLCTVIVTVYASLFMHEEMYAGSMAGAVAVIVGLYVVLWGKAEDHAANKLQNDQKAITICESSDLENCNIDLNQSLLANK, from the exons ATGGGTTTGGAAAATCACAAGCCTACAATTGCCATGGTTGGCATGCAATGCATGTATGCAGGGGTGACTCTCTCCATTAGAGCTTCACTTTTACAAGGGATGAGCTCTAGGGTCTTTGTGGTTTATAGGCAAACCATAGCCTTCTTGCTCATTGCTCCTGTTGCATATGTTTCTTCAAG GAGGAACACAAGTTCTTGTTGCATGGGATGGAAGAgcttttggttaatttttttgttgGCACTCATAGG TGTAACAATCAATCAGAACATTTATTTTGAGGGTATATACTTGGCCTCATCCTCAACCGCAAGTGCAACAGGAAACCTTGTTCCTGCTGTCACCTTCCTAATGGCATGGGCCATAGG ATTAGAGAAAGTGCATATGAGAAGTGTGAGAAGCATGGCAAAGATGTTTGGCACAGTGATATGTGTAGTTGGAGCAATTGGCATGGCATTAGTGAAAGGGCCAAAGCTATTGAATGCAGAATTGATAGTAACATTTGGTGGGATGATGGGAGGAGGTGATGAGAAATGGAGTTCCTGGTTGCTTGGTTGTTTATTGCTCTTTGCAAGCACAATTTGCTGGTCATTTTGGCTTGTTTTGCAg GTGGCAGCTTCAAAATGCTACCCAGATCATCTATCTTTAACAGCCTGGCTATGCTTGATTGCAGCAGTGCAATCTGCAATTCTCACATTCTTCATAGAACCTGATATTGCCAGTGTTTGGAAATTAGATTCAAATCTTCAACTTATTTCCTGTCTCTACACG GGATTTTCATCAGCCGTATCATTCTTTGGGCAAGCATGGTGCATATCAAGAAGGGGCCCACTCTTCTCAGCAATGTTCAATCCTTTGTGCACCGTCATTGTAACTGTCTACGCCTCTCTCTTTATGCACGAAGAAATGTACGCTGGCAG CATGGCGGGAGCGGTTGCTGTAATAGTTGGGCTATATGTGGTACTCTGGGGAAAAGCCGAGGACCATGCTGCAAATAAATTACAGAATGACCAAAAAGCAATTACAATTTGTGAATCTTCAGATTTGGAAAATTGTAATATTGACTTGAATCAATCCCTTTTGgctaacaaataa